The DNA segment CGTTCGGCACGATGGCCCACAGCTTCGTTCAGGCCTTCGACAGCGAGAGCGCTGCGTTCGCGGCGTTCACCCGGCTCTACCCGGGCACCACGCTGCTCGTCGACACCTACGACACGCTCAGCGGCGTCGATCACGTCATCGAAATGGCCAAGCGGTCAGGCGACCGCTTCGACGTGCGCGCGGTGCGGATCGATTCCGGGGACCTCGCCACGCTGTCCAAGGCAGCGCGCGACCGGCTCGACGCCGCGGGCCTTCACCGGGTGGAAATCTTTGCCTCGTCCGGCCTCGACGAAAACCGCATCGCCGCGCTCGTGGCTGCCGACAGCCCGATCGACGGCTTCGGCGTGGGCACCAAGCTCGTCGTCGCCGAGGACGCGCCCGCCCTCGACATGGCCTACAAGCTGGTGGAATACGACGGCGTCGGGCGCACCAAGCTCTCCAGCGGCAAGGTGATCTACCCGGGACGCAAACAGGTGTTCCGCACCGGCGAACATGGCGTCTTCGGCGGCGACACACTGGGCAAGCACGGCGAAAGGCTGCCCGGAGAGCCGCTGCTGGTGCCGGCCATGATCAACGGCCGGCGCGTCTCCCAGCACGTGCCCGGCCTCGAGGCCGCACGCGAACGGGCCCGCCAGCAGGTCAACGCGCTCCCGCCGGGCCTTCGCTCGCTTGCGGACACCGACCGCCCGTACCCGGTGGCCATCAGTGACGCGATCCTCAGCGAACTCGACCGGATGCGGCACACGGGTCCGGCAACGCCTGGACGTGACCGGCGCCCCGGCGTCGACTAGGGGTGTCGCCGGCATTAAGGCCGAATGACCCTACAGCGGAGTGATCGTCACCCTCTAGATTTCGGACTGCCGGGGCACCAAACCCCGTCTTTACCACCCTCAAGAAGGACACCGTGCGCACATCCAGGGACATCACGCATGCGGGAGTCGGCTGCGTCGGGGAACACGAGACGCTCGCCGCAGCAGCCCAACGCATGCGCGATCCAGGTGTGGACGCCTTGTCGATCTGCGGGGACGACGGCCGCCGGCACGGGATGCTCCCCGACCGCGATGTCGTCATCAAATGCGTTGCCGCCGAGCATGACCCGGGCACGATGACCGCCGGTGAACTGGCCCGGGGGAATACCTATCACGTCGATGCCGAAGCCAGCATCGAAGAGCTGCTCAACGTGATGGAAGAACATCGGGAGCGCCGACTGCCCGTCATCGATGATCGCCGGCTGGTGGGCATCGTCAGCGAAGCCGACATCGCCCGCCAGCTGCCGGAGCCCGCCATCGCCCACTTCGTGAAACCGATCTGCGCACCTCAAGCCGTTTCCAGCCGCTGACCCCTCGACACGTGGAAGGCAAGCCATGAGTTTTCCCTACGGAACCGGCCCGGCAGCAGGCGAATACAGCACCGAGGACGACAACCAGCTTCAGCCGGAGGACACTCTCGTTGAGCGCGGCGTCGACGACGTACTCGATGAGGGCTATTCGCCGCCGGAGCGACCCTATGGACGTGGCGCCTTCGGCCCTCCCGAAAGCATGGACCAGCTGCTGGTCGAGGAAGAACCAGATCCGACGTCGCGAATCGGTGCAGTGCTCGACGAAGATGAGCAGCAACGCTGCGATGAAGCCGAGCGGGAAGCCGAATTTCCCCGGCGCGGCGAGGTTGGACGGGCCCGAGCGGGCCGGCTCGTCGCGCCGGACAAGGGGTTTGGTGAAGACACTGTGGCAGAACTGGTCGCTGAGGACGTCGGCATCAGCGGGGGCGCAGCGTCCGCCGAAGAGGCCGCGGTTCACATCATCGTAGACGAGGAGTAACCGCCACGGAGGTGAAAAACAGATGGCCGCCGACCCGCAATGTGCACGCTGCAAACAGCCCATTGGGCCAGGATGGCTCTACATCACCGCGCATCGGCGCGGCCAAGCCGCGGTAGCCGAAGACGGCGTTGCATATATCCACGTGCCAGGCGAATGTCCTCGACCCGGGGAACACGTTCCGCGCTCCTAGCGGCCCCGGGCAGTGAAGGCGATGACTTTCGTGGCAAGGCGGCCGCGACGATCACCGCCGCGCTACTCCACTTCCTTCCGGCTGGCCAGATGGCCAAGGCCCAGGATCGGCTTCCTACCGAAATCCGGGTGCTGCTACATCCGCGGCCGTAGCGCAGGCGGAACTTGCCAG comes from the Mycobacterium shinjukuense genome and includes:
- a CDS encoding nicotinate phosphoribosyltransferase, with product MAIRQDIGALFTDLYEVAMAQAYWAEGMSGTAVFETFFRKLPPGRSYIMAAGLADVVEFLEAFRFDRQDLDYLRSLGQFSDDFLRWLARVRFTGDVWAVPEGTLVFPNEPAIQVIAPIIEAQLVETYVLNQIHLQSVLASKAARVVGAAHGRPVVDFGARRAHGTDAALKVARTSYLAGAAGTSNLLAARRYGIPAFGTMAHSFVQAFDSESAAFAAFTRLYPGTTLLVDTYDTLSGVDHVIEMAKRSGDRFDVRAVRIDSGDLATLSKAARDRLDAAGLHRVEIFASSGLDENRIAALVAADSPIDGFGVGTKLVVAEDAPALDMAYKLVEYDGVGRTKLSSGKVIYPGRKQVFRTGEHGVFGGDTLGKHGERLPGEPLLVPAMINGRRVSQHVPGLEAARERARQQVNALPPGLRSLADTDRPYPVAISDAILSELDRMRHTGPATPGRDRRPGVD
- a CDS encoding CBS domain-containing protein, giving the protein MRTSRDITHAGVGCVGEHETLAAAAQRMRDPGVDALSICGDDGRRHGMLPDRDVVIKCVAAEHDPGTMTAGELARGNTYHVDAEASIEELLNVMEEHRERRLPVIDDRRLVGIVSEADIARQLPEPAIAHFVKPICAPQAVSSR
- a CDS encoding DUF5709 domain-containing protein; translated protein: MSFPYGTGPAAGEYSTEDDNQLQPEDTLVERGVDDVLDEGYSPPERPYGRGAFGPPESMDQLLVEEEPDPTSRIGAVLDEDEQQRCDEAEREAEFPRRGEVGRARAGRLVAPDKGFGEDTVAELVAEDVGISGGAASAEEAAVHIIVDEE